CCGCGTCCGGCGGGCCGTGGAAGCCGATGCCGCCGATCGCGAGACCACCGGCCCGAAGGCGTATCTCGTACCCTCCGAAGGGATGCGGATCGCCCACGGCGGCGCAGGCCTTGAGGAACATCCGGGCCCCCGTCCGCTCACCTTCGGCGGGGTAGTCGGGGGCCCATGCGGTGTCGGGGCCGCGGTCGGCGGCGACGACCCGCTCGGCCTCGCCCGCGGTCAGCGGGTGCACGGCCAGACGGTCGGTCAGAAGATCGTTCATGCCCCGATCATCGCAGGCCGCCCCCGTGGTCCGGGGCGTTTCCCGGGCCACCGGTGGACGCGGTGATCGCGGCCTCGATGCCGGCGAGCGCCAGGTCGAGGCCGACCTCGAACTGCCGGTCCCGGGCCGCGGCGACCCCGCCGTCGACGTGCGAGGCGACCAGGTCCTCGTTCTCCAGGAACCGGGCGTCGACCTGGGCCACGATGCCGAAGACCCGCCGGTGGAAGTCGTCCTCGTCCATGCCGGAGGCGCGGACCCGCAGGACCCACTGGGACTCCACGATCGCGAAGCCGTAGGTGAACTGGAACAGCAGGCCGAGCGCGCCGGCCAGTTGGTCGCCGGGCAGGCCGCTGCGGGTCATCGCACCGATCGCACTGGTGGAGAAGAACAGCGCGTTGGGGCCCACCGCCAGGAACCGGCTGGCCAGTTGGGCGGCCCACGGATGACCCTGGAAGCAGCGGCGGTACTGGTGGGCCAGGGTGCGGAGGTGGCCGCGCCAGTCGTCGTCCGCACCGAACGGCGGGATCCGCAACTCCCCCAGTACGTCGTCGAGGGCCAACTCCAGCAGGTCGTCCTTGTTGTCGACGTGCCAGTACACCGACATCGCCGTGACCTCGAGCTCGGCGGCCAGCCGGCGCATCGAGAAGGCCTGCACACCGTCGGCGTCCAGCAGGGCGACGGCCGCGCGGACGATCCGGTCCCGGTTCAGGCCCGCGGGTGCGGTGCCCCGCCTGCGGTCCTTGGGCGGGGCCAGCCAGACGCTGACGCCGGGGTCGCGGGGCTTGTCGGGCATTCCTCTGTCCTTCGGTGATCGCTGCCGGCGATCGCTGCTCGTGATCGCTGCACGGTCGCGAGGGCGGCCGTGCAGCGATCGTAGAGCGGCCGTCAGCCGTGCTGCGCCACCGGCTCGGCCTGCGACGGGCCGGGCTGCCCGGGCTGCTGCGCGCCGGCCCGGCCGAGCAGCCAGGCCGCGACCAGCCCGCCGGCCAGTACCGCGGCCGCGCCGATCAGCTGACTGGAAGTCAGGCTGTCGGCGAAGGCCGCACCGACCCGGTCGGCACCGGACGGTCCGGCCGCGGCGAGTGCGTCCGGCAGCGACCGTGCGGCGGATCCCGGCAGCCCGGACGGCAGCGCCGACGCGAAGCCGGCGGTCAGCACCGCGCCGAGCACGGCGACGCCGAGCGAGTTGCCGAGCTCGCCGAGGGTGCCCATCAGTCCCGACCCGATGCCGGCCCGCTCCGGCGGGATCGAGGTCATCACCGCACCCGCCATGGCAGGTTGCGCGCAGGCCACGCCGGCCCCCATCAGGACGAGGCCGAGCAGGATCCCCGGGTAGGAGCCGTGGCGTCCGAGCACGGCGATCGCGGCGAGGCCGGCCGCGAGCAGGCCGAGCCCGGTGGCGATGGCGACCGGT
The Kitasatospora paranensis genome window above contains:
- a CDS encoding GNAT family N-acetyltransferase codes for the protein MNDLLTDRLAVHPLTAGEAERVVAADRGPDTAWAPDYPAEGERTGARMFLKACAAVGDPHPFGGYEIRLRAGGLAIGGIGFHGPPDAEGAVEIGYGLAESARGHGYAAEALRAVVEHARSLGVRHVRGNTTHDNVPSQRVMLAAGLVQVRTDEELVHYELTLS
- a CDS encoding TetR/AcrR family transcriptional regulator, which gives rise to MPDKPRDPGVSVWLAPPKDRRRGTAPAGLNRDRIVRAAVALLDADGVQAFSMRRLAAELEVTAMSVYWHVDNKDDLLELALDDVLGELRIPPFGADDDWRGHLRTLAHQYRRCFQGHPWAAQLASRFLAVGPNALFFSTSAIGAMTRSGLPGDQLAGALGLLFQFTYGFAIVESQWVLRVRASGMDEDDFHRRVFGIVAQVDARFLENEDLVASHVDGGVAAARDRQFEVGLDLALAGIEAAITASTGGPGNAPDHGGGLR